The genomic segment aaagcaaaaacaaaattttggcCCAAGCTAAACCCATACCACAGAGTGTTAAAAGCTGGAATTCAACTTTCCCTGCCAAAGCCAATGAACATCCCTCTTAGCAACACCATTCGGGCTGTTCATAGTGCTTCAACAAAAGGGGCAACTCTATGGGAATTACAAATTATTCAAACACATCCTGTCACTTCCATCCATTGATTTTAGTTCCATCTTATTTGCTATACAGAATAAGTCAATAAATCCACTTGCTTCTATAAACTAAGAGCCCTTCAAATATAAGAAAAGCCCATTATCAACTCTTCATCTCCAAGCAACACATgttcaatataatttaaaactgtaCTTCCAAGGATGTCATTTTCTGAGGCAGATGGCATCAGTGCCCCACTATACCCTTCAGATTTTTCAGTGTGCTCTAGGCAACTTCCAAATGCAGGTATCTTCATTTCTGTGCCCAGGAACTTCTCTGATATACCAAAAAAGGCTAGAGGTGCCAGGAAATTAACATCCCCAGGAGCAGCCCTCAACCAAGGAAACAGAAATTGACATTTACATGCCCCGCAGTTCTGTTCCCCTGGGGAGGATAATTCTGTAGACTGTTTACTATTTCCCAAAGTTTCCCCAAGGGTGTCAGTTCTAGTGACCCACCCACTGTGGTAGGTGGCTTAACAATGGTCCTGGCTGCCCTTTTCTCCCCTGTCCCACTTCCCTTTCAGGAATAAGTCATAATCCAGGTCACTCAAGGGGAGTAGGTTTAAAAAGGCTGCCACACAGATATATTTCTTGATTAAATATGAATTCTTCATACATCTAAATTCCCTGTTTACtacatttcctaatttttaagCTAACAACCAAGATGgcattaaagaaatttaaaaaacatagttTTAGAAACCTAAATATTAAGTCTATTTCCTCAGCTCCAGAATGATTAAAGACAGTAAGTCCCTGGTAGCTACCCACATATCCACAGATAGATGGGTATTTGCCACTTTGATTTGTAAATGTTAGAGGAAACCACTTGATCTTCCAAAGTCAGATGTACCTGACTCCCAAGACTCACAAAAACATACTGCATATTACTGCTTCTGTAATTACAGATTTTACTTTATCTCTGAGTTAAAGAATAGCAGAGTCCACAGTGAATGAAGAAGGGCAGTATCTTTACCAAGTAAAACTGCTCTTAGCAGAAGATCTATAGATACACATGGAATTCTCTCTGTAATTCACTCTTATTTCCACTAAATTCCTATCATATTTTGCCTTATTCTAaccttttgaagaaaaaagtcTGACCTGAAATCTTATTAGACAATATAATTTAAATCCAATTTTGCTATCAACTCAAGTCTAAAGCTTTAAGAAAACGGCATTCACCATTCTCTACAGGTAACAACATCTCAAAAGGGTAATAATCAAAACAGAACTATAGCAAAATCATAAAATGACTCTACCAATATAACTCAGAAAAATTAGTGACAAGTCTTCATTTTGATATAAatacataacatatattttaaaatgtattcaacaAGTACACCTCACTCTCAAAGTCAGATTTCTGACAAAACTTAAGTTAGACAACCAAGTTCAAAACAAATCAATTTGGAAGAGACCAAATTGCCAGAAGCAGCAGGAATACAATCACTATATTACATGAAGATTTCTTAAGCAAGCATATGGAGAAAGCAATACAAATTGAAgactaagtattttattttacttaattcctACTCTTAAATATGGTAAAGAAGTCTTTCCTCTCTTTGATGTGAAATCCAATCTACTGTTTATCAATAATCTATTTTATCCACTGATGACAAATTAGTTTTTGtaaaacttaaatatataattgttacTACTATCCTTATAGAAGAGGTTAAGAGTCCAGGAGAACTATCTTCCAATCCCATCTCAACCACTTATAATGTAACCTTGGGTAAATTACCAGCTTTCTATGCCTATTTACAAATAGGTATTAGTTTGAACCATTTGTTACCTGCAAGGATGgcaatttcatatatttcaaccTTACAAAGAATGAATTGACAACAGAAATAGTAATTTTTAGATACTACACTTAAAACAGCACAATGCCTGTCACATTAGCAAGTATTCCTCCTATTTCTGAATGAAGTTCCTCCTCTTAACCTACATTCAGTTTGTCTTAATTTATTTGTCCAgccttattttttctattctccaAACTGAATTGCTATGCTATCCTCAAGATTATCACTTCCCAACTCTGTCCACCCCATTTATGACTATTGAAATCCAACGCATCTTTTACAACTGGATCCCGTGCCATCAAGTTTTTCTTGAGCACTGTGTGCAAACATATCTCCTTCCATAAACTAACATAACTCTTCATATACACCCCTTTTATGGTATTTAACACTCTGCATTATCTTAAAATGCATGCCCATGCATGTTTTAATGATACCTTCCATGATGGCAGCTCAGTAATTTGCAATAGTTTTTAATTTGGAGGCCTCCAACTTTATTTTACATAAAGATCAGCTGACTCTAACCTCAATGAAAATAGATACAAATGAACTCCAGAATATGCAAAAACGGAATGAAACATAATTACATTGTGGAAATTTAAGaaccaaatatgtatttcatacCGGTATTCTGCTCCCCACCCTTTCACAAAACTCATTCTTATGGTGCACATTCTAGTTAGCTGGTAGACGGCTTCAAAACCCTGATTAACAGACTGAGCCAGAAGAGCAGCAAATTCCTGGTTGTTGAAGATCTTCAGATTACAGCCTATgattaaaaaaggtaaaagaaactgtcaaaagagtatcactactaaaaattttaaaagggttACAAGTTTTAGAATATGAGCATGCAATCATCTACCAATTCCTAAAATCAGCAACTAGAAAAACTAAGCAAGTTGACATGATAGGTTTATTTACATTATTGAATGCATACCTGGTGGAATTTTACACACTGTTGCAGGGTGCCAACCGTATCTCTGATTACAATTGGGGCTCTGCACAAAGATTGCACTATCACTTAGGCACTCAGCAAAAACTTCCCCACCTATGTAATATAGGCGCACTCCTCTTCctgaaacaaaatacaaaggagATTAGTTTTGTAACATTTACTATTTCCGTGTGACTTTAGAAGCATTTTCTTGGGAAAATTCTAAAATGATATAAGGTATTTCGAGGATCTTTTTCACAGATAATGTCTTTCTGAAGTCTAACTTTAAATATACTACTGTATAGTTCTCCAAGAATACTATTTCACCAAGAATACTATATATTTCTCCAAGAATATTCtaggttttattgattttaaaatacatgtgtaTCGAAAGTATTTAAACAATGTAGAAAAAGTACACAGATAGTAAAAAATAGTTTCATACAAAtgatctatattattttaaaataagtaaaagattgagttaatttttgaaggaATTCACTGTTTGGAGAAATATATCTTCGTTACAACTGTATTTTCTTAAAGATCCCACTAACgttaagaaaaaagatacaaaaacatcAAGAGGTTAAGAGTCATTTCccattttgaaaactatatattACGGTGGAAACCAAGCCTCTAGATGTATAAGCATGATTAAGTGAGAAAAAATTCTACTGGGAGATTTTTAATATACTTCTTTCAGAGTATGACAGATCACAGATGCAAAATAATATGagatataagaaattaaaaaaaaaaaaattgtgagaggCAGAATTCTAACACGGCACCTAAGAGTCTCAGCCCTGAGATGCACATACATTCCCTATTAATCAAACACTAGGTGCTGCTGTTAAGGAATttttcagatgtaattaaggCAGCAGATCAGTTAACCTTAAGAAAGGGAGATTATATTTGGTGGGCCTGACTCAATCAGGCAATCCTTTAAAAGGGACTAGACTGTCATAGGGTAGTGATGCAAAGCATGAGAAGTATTCAACACAAGAGGCATTCTCCAtcgctgactttgaagatggatgGCACCACGTGACAAGGAATTCAGGTGGCATCTAGGAGCTGAATTCTGCCACAACCATGTGGGCTTAGAAGAGGACCTCAAGCTCCAGATAAGAATACAGGCCAGCTAATATCTCAATCTTCGCCTTGTTAAACCTTGAAAAGACCGCCTAACCCATGTCTGGACTCCCGACCCATAGAAACTGTGAGGTAAAAAATTGGTGTTTTAGGCCACTGAGTTTgcggtaatttgttacacagcaaagaaaactaataaaacaaCTAACATTCCAGATTTAATAAATACAGAACCTGGTACGCTGGTTAAGACTATGGAATATTTGTAAAATAGTTATGCATGTGGTTATTGGAAAAACATTAAGTCCAAAAGTAGAGATTTTTCAGGCTATATTCCCTTATCAAAATCAcctataaaactagaaatcaaaaatttaaaaaaatctaataatgaCAGCAATCTAAAACTTTGGAGGGAGAAGAGAATAGGGCAGGAAAAAACccattaaatttttttgcagaaccccaaataagacaaaaacaaaaaactattttagttAAAGCACCTACAGTGCCACTGGGTATCTTAATAAGATTATCCAAATTTATACATCAAGCAAGATTTGAGAACTTCCACATGGAACCAAGTAATACATCTTCTAGTCATTATCATTTTGCAGTATCAAAATCAGCCTTTGATAACCAGCATTACTTCTCACAGGAGGTGATggttaattagaaaaaaaaacagaagcaaactATTGTTAAAATAAGTTACTTTAAGGTGATGAGAATGATGTTCAATTATGAATGGCTCTCACACTTTTTCACTTCATTGTTAAGGAAATACTGAGcaccccaaagagcttttgtttatgtgaataTTATGGAAAATGACCATATTAGATATaaaaactgagattttaaaaactcatttaaaaatcaaataaatccattacatattaacataaacaatgtttatgaaaaacaactgtatttccaaagcaaaaaaaaacagtGGCCACATTTCACccttttgcaaatctctttaatgtctagTGTAACAGAATTGGAGTCTCACTATCAAATCTACATTTCATCTCCTGCAAAATCATACGCATGTAGGCTCTAGAATACTCCACTGTGCACTCATGAGAGAATGAGAGTAAAAATGGCAAACAGCATCTCAGTGCTACTGTGAAAATAGCTTTGACCTCACAAACTAGCTGAAAGGGTTTCTGGGACTACCCGAAGTCCCCAGACCACATTTTGAGATGTCCCTGAATTATATTTTGAACTATATTAAACGCAGTTCTTGTTTTAGATATCTCATTTCAGATGAACAGCAAGCagatttcatttaatatataaactcaccaaaggggaaaaaacctGGAAGCTATATaaaggaactgaaaaaaaaaaaaaaacatacctaTATGCCTTCTTGTCATTTCTACTGTGGCATTTCGGTTAACATTGGAGAGTAAACCTAAGCAGAACCTCTCTGAATTTGATGGATCTGTAAAGCCATCTACAGTTAGTGAGGGTTGTGATGCATGGAAGGTTTCTCCAACCCTCTGATTTAATTCATAATATGCTATTGAACACCAAAATGCAGGTTCTGAGTAAGTAACTGGCTGtaagtctgaaaaagaaaaaaaataaaaataaaaaataaataaaaggaagaaatgtgtgAACAATTCAAGCCAAAATTAGATTGAATATAATCATCTTTACATGCTCTATGCCAGCCTGCACTGGCAAAAGCTCAGGAAGTAGACATAATCGGTTTCCATAGATCATACcagattttcaatatttttcaccCAAAACTCCAGTTTCATATATCATACCAGATTTTTTCAAATTTCCCCCATGTCATTAAATCACTTTTTGTTGGATTCTTTGTTTTACCAGTAGTTTTAGTCTAGCTCCTGTTCAAATACAAAACAATCATAGGCAAAGTCAGTCAACTTGCCATACTTGGTGCATTTCTAAAGCACATAAAAAAGCTAACGTGGGGTAAGATAAAGCCGGTGCAAAGATTAACGAGTCAAAAGccacacaaagaaaaacagacataataaaaggatacaaaatatgacatatttttacatttgtctattttaacaTCAAATTCTTGGTGAGATACCCTagctacaaaaagagaaaatccacTCACACATGAGAACCAGAAAGCAGTAACACACAAAGATCATGCAAGTGGAAACAGACCATAGAGTCAAAAGACTACTTATTTCACTGGAAAACTATGTATTTAGCTTCTGCAATTTTGACTAAAACATAGGAatactgcaaaag from the Papio anubis isolate 15944 chromosome 19, Panubis1.0, whole genome shotgun sequence genome contains:
- the SMAD2 gene encoding mothers against decapentaplegic homolog 2 isoform X5, which encodes MCYHTKGIFLLFSNSLAAPNVSSDSSTCSEIWGLSTPNTIDQWDTTGLYSFSEQTRSLDGRLQVSHRKGLPHVIYCRLWRWPDLHSHHELKAIENCEYAFNLKKDEVCVNPYHYQRVETPVLPPVLVPRHTEILTELPPLDDYTHSIPENTNFPAGIEPQSNYIPETPPPGYISEDGETSDQQLNQSMDTGSPAELSPTTLSPVNHSLDLQPVTYSEPAFWCSIAYYELNQRVGETFHASQPSLTVDGFTDPSNSERFCLGLLSNVNRNATVEMTRRHIGRGVRLYYIGGEVFAECLSDSAIFVQSPNCNQRYGWHPATVCKIPPGCNLKIFNNQEFAALLAQSVNQGFEAVYQLTRMCTIRMSFVKGWGAEYRYEIHIWFLNFHNVIMFHSVFAYSGVHLYLFSLRLESADLYVK